The following coding sequences are from one Streptomyces sp. NBC_01485 window:
- the rnc gene encoding ribonuclease III — protein sequence MRGSMSDAKEVGPRLRGGGPADTASSHTLLEGRLGYQLESALLVRALTHRSFAYENGGLPTNERLEFLGDSVLGLVVTDTLYRTHPDLPEGQLAKLRAAVVNSRALAEVGRGLDLGSFIRLGRGEEGTGGRDKASILADTLEAVIGAVYLDQGLDAASELVHRLFDPLIEKSSNLGAGLDWKTSLQELTATEGLGVPEYLVTETGPDHEKTFTAAARVGGVSYGTGTGRSKKEAEQQAAESAWRSIRAAADERAEAAEAAPAVEPAEASPDPESASA from the coding sequence GTGAGAGGCTCCATGTCTGACGCCAAAGAAGTTGGTCCCCGCCTTCGCGGGGGTGGTCCGGCGGACACGGCCTCGTCCCACACGCTTCTGGAAGGGCGGCTCGGCTATCAGCTCGAGTCCGCCCTTCTGGTGCGTGCGCTGACCCACCGTTCCTTCGCGTACGAGAACGGCGGCCTGCCGACGAACGAGCGGCTGGAGTTCCTCGGGGACTCCGTGCTCGGCCTCGTCGTCACGGACACGCTGTACCGCACCCACCCCGACCTGCCCGAAGGCCAACTGGCCAAGCTGCGGGCCGCGGTGGTCAACTCACGTGCGCTGGCGGAGGTCGGTCGTGGCCTCGACCTGGGCTCCTTCATCCGGCTCGGCCGCGGTGAAGAGGGCACGGGCGGCCGGGACAAGGCGTCCATCCTCGCCGACACCCTTGAAGCGGTGATCGGCGCGGTCTATCTCGATCAGGGCCTCGACGCGGCCTCCGAACTGGTGCACCGCCTGTTCGACCCGCTGATCGAGAAGTCCTCGAACCTCGGTGCCGGCCTGGACTGGAAGACCAGTCTCCAGGAGCTCACCGCGACCGAAGGCCTCGGTGTCCCCGAGTACCTGGTCACGGAGACCGGCCCCGACCACGAGAAGACCTTCACTGCTGCCGCCCGCGTCGGAGGCGTCTCGTACGGCACCGGCACCGGCCGCAGCAAGAAGGAGGCGGAGCAACAGGCCGCCGAGTCCGCATGGCGGTCCATCCGGGCCGCGGCGGACGAGCGAGCCGAGGCGGCAGAGGCGGCCCCGGCCGTCGAGCCCGCCGAAGCCAGCCCGGACCCCGAGTCCGCCTCCGCCTGA
- the mutM gene encoding bifunctional DNA-formamidopyrimidine glycosylase/DNA-(apurinic or apyrimidinic site) lyase, whose product MPELPEVEVVRRGLERWVAHRTVADAEVLHPRAVRRHIAGADDFAHRLKGHRIGIPSRRGKYLWLPLEDTHQAVLAHLGMSGQLLVQPHEAPDEKHLRIRVRFADEVDTELRFVDQRTFGGLSLHDTTPDGLPDVIGHIARDPLDPLFDDEAFHQALRRKRTTIKRALLDQSLISGVGNIYADEALWRARLHYERPTANFTRPRTLELLGHVRDVMNAALAVGGTSFDSLYVNVNGESGYFDRSLDAYGREGLPCKRCATPMRRRPWMNRSSYFCPKCQRTPRVPS is encoded by the coding sequence ATGCCCGAGTTGCCCGAGGTCGAGGTCGTCCGGCGCGGTCTGGAGCGGTGGGTCGCCCATCGCACCGTCGCCGACGCCGAAGTGCTGCACCCGCGCGCCGTACGCCGTCACATAGCCGGCGCCGACGACTTCGCGCACCGCCTCAAGGGCCACCGCATCGGCATCCCGAGCCGCCGCGGCAAGTACCTGTGGCTGCCGCTGGAGGACACGCACCAGGCGGTCCTGGCCCACCTCGGCATGAGCGGCCAGCTCCTGGTCCAGCCGCACGAGGCCCCCGACGAGAAGCACCTGCGCATCCGCGTCCGCTTCGCCGACGAGGTGGACACCGAACTGCGCTTCGTCGACCAGCGCACCTTCGGCGGCCTGTCCCTGCACGACACCACCCCGGACGGCCTGCCGGACGTCATCGGGCACATCGCCCGCGACCCCCTCGACCCGCTGTTCGACGACGAGGCCTTCCACCAGGCACTCCGCCGCAAGCGCACCACCATCAAGCGGGCCCTGCTCGACCAGTCGCTGATCAGCGGCGTCGGCAACATCTACGCGGACGAGGCCCTGTGGCGCGCCCGCCTGCACTACGAACGCCCGACCGCGAACTTCACCCGCCCGCGCACCCTCGAACTCCTCGGCCATGTCCGGGACGTGATGAACGCGGCCCTCGCCGTCGGCGGCACCAGCTTCGACAGCCTGTACGTCAACGTCAACGGCGAGTCGGGCTACTTCGACCGGTCCCTGGACGCTTACGGCCGGGAGGGCCTGCCCTGCAAGCGATGTGCCACGCCGATGCGCCGCCGCCCGTGGATGAACCGGTCCAGCTACTTCTGCCCGAAGTGTCAGCGGACGCCGCGCGTCCCGTCGTAG
- a CDS encoding winged helix-turn-helix transcriptional regulator, with translation MTSTQEPTEDMDLPYDVFAKACPSRGTLEHITGRWGGLTLGALHEGSLRFNELRRRVDGVSEKMLSQTLHALERDGLVHREAQPTNPPRVDYELTPLGREVAERLLSLIHCLEGRMDDVLAARERYDGTRGVR, from the coding sequence ATGACCAGCACCCAGGAGCCCACGGAGGACATGGACCTCCCGTACGACGTGTTCGCCAAGGCCTGCCCCTCGCGTGGCACGCTCGAGCACATCACGGGCCGCTGGGGCGGACTCACGCTCGGGGCGCTGCACGAGGGCTCGCTGCGCTTCAACGAGCTGCGCCGCCGGGTCGACGGCGTGAGCGAGAAGATGCTGTCCCAGACGCTGCACGCCCTGGAGCGCGACGGCCTGGTGCACCGCGAGGCGCAGCCGACCAACCCGCCCCGCGTGGACTACGAGCTGACCCCGCTCGGCCGTGAGGTCGCCGAGCGGCTGCTGTCCCTCATCCACTGCCTGGAGGGTCGTATGGACGACGTCCTGGCCGCCCGCGAGCGCTACGACGGGACGCGCGGCGTCCGCTGA
- a CDS encoding flavodoxin family protein, translating to MSTAVVSVAFHSGYGHTAVLAEAVRAGAADAGAEVHLIDVAEITEEQWTLLDGSDAIVFGSPTYMGTASGAFHVFAEATSARWATQAWQDKLAAGFTNSGSKNGDKLHTLQFFQILAGQLGMHWVNLGLMPGWNSSTGSEHDLNRLGVSLGAAAQTDVDAGPEGVHKADAATAEHLGRRVAETAKVFVAGRTQAA from the coding sequence ATGTCCACCGCTGTTGTCTCCGTCGCCTTCCACTCCGGCTACGGCCACACCGCCGTCCTCGCCGAGGCGGTCCGCGCCGGTGCCGCCGACGCCGGTGCCGAGGTGCACCTGATCGACGTCGCGGAGATCACCGAGGAGCAGTGGACGCTGCTCGACGGCTCGGACGCGATCGTGTTCGGCTCGCCGACCTACATGGGTACCGCCTCCGGCGCCTTCCATGTCTTCGCGGAGGCGACCTCCGCGCGCTGGGCCACCCAGGCGTGGCAGGACAAGCTCGCCGCCGGCTTCACCAACTCCGGCTCCAAGAACGGCGACAAGCTGCACACGCTGCAGTTCTTCCAGATCCTGGCCGGGCAGCTCGGCATGCACTGGGTCAACCTCGGCCTGATGCCCGGCTGGAACAGCAGCACCGGCTCCGAGCACGACCTCAACCGGCTCGGCGTGTCCCTCGGCGCGGCCGCGCAGACCGACGTCGACGCGGGCCCGGAGGGCGTTCACAAGGCCGACGCGGCGACGGCGGAGCACCTGGGCCGGCGGGTCGCCGAGACCGCGAAGGTCTTCGTGGCCGGCCGGACCCAGGCTGCATGA
- a CDS encoding CAP domain-containing protein, producing the protein MGRHRRSAAGRAAKSRATGVTQTHGSHADSHNPQDSYAGDHPTAGIAPYLNPEAYADSVTKSQEYLFSTRDGNRADTMVFAADGFTPGGGAPRTASGQAGANRRRKRRVVTPVKTGLLGVSAAVALGTVAVATGVVPGLDSYRLGGGSGPGEKVQAADSPTNSPAEQGGTSGSADDERGSTSTSRDAGRSASPSASPTPSTSTPSASPSPSASPSKTAAPQKPKPTPSKERKAAPAVTPSKSRTATKAPERAAAPAPVTVSAEAQAAAEVLKLVNAERSKVGCSALSANSALSELAERFSDDMAARGFFDHTDPDGASPWDRAAKAGISDLGGENIARGQSDAAAVMEAWMNSPGHKANILNCDFKTLGVGVHFGSGGPWWTQDFGY; encoded by the coding sequence ATGGGACGCCACCGACGCTCCGCCGCCGGCCGCGCCGCCAAGAGCCGCGCCACGGGGGTCACACAGACGCACGGCTCGCACGCGGACAGCCACAACCCGCAGGACTCGTACGCGGGAGACCACCCCACGGCGGGGATCGCGCCGTATCTGAACCCGGAGGCGTACGCCGACTCCGTCACGAAGAGCCAGGAGTACCTGTTCTCGACGCGGGACGGGAACCGCGCCGACACCATGGTGTTCGCGGCCGACGGGTTCACGCCCGGCGGCGGCGCCCCGCGGACGGCGTCCGGCCAGGCCGGTGCGAACCGCCGCCGGAAGAGGAGAGTCGTCACGCCGGTCAAGACGGGCCTGCTCGGCGTGTCCGCGGCGGTCGCCCTCGGCACCGTCGCGGTGGCCACGGGCGTGGTGCCCGGTCTCGACAGCTACCGGCTCGGCGGCGGCAGCGGCCCCGGCGAAAAGGTGCAGGCCGCAGACTCGCCGACCAACTCGCCCGCCGAGCAGGGCGGCACGTCCGGCTCCGCCGACGACGAGCGCGGCTCCACGTCGACCAGCCGCGACGCCGGCCGCTCGGCCTCACCGTCCGCCTCGCCCACGCCCTCCACCTCCACCCCGTCGGCGTCACCATCGCCGTCGGCGTCGCCGTCCAAGACGGCGGCGCCCCAGAAGCCGAAGCCCACGCCTTCGAAGGAGCGGAAGGCGGCCCCTGCGGTCACTCCGTCCAAGTCGAGGACGGCCACCAAGGCTCCGGAGCGGGCCGCGGCGCCGGCGCCGGTGACGGTCTCGGCCGAGGCGCAGGCCGCGGCCGAGGTGCTGAAGCTCGTCAACGCGGAGCGGTCCAAGGTCGGCTGCAGCGCCCTCTCCGCGAACAGCGCGCTGTCGGAGCTGGCCGAGAGGTTCAGCGACGACATGGCCGCGCGGGGCTTCTTCGACCACACCGACCCGGACGGGGCGAGCCCCTGGGACCGGGCGGCCAAGGCCGGGATATCCGACCTCGGCGGCGAGAACATAGCCCGGGGCCAGTCCGACGCGGCCGCGGTCATGGAGGCCTGGATGAACAGCCCCGGCCACAAGGCGAACATCCTGAACTGCGACTTCAAGACGCTGGGCGTCGGTGTCCACTTCGGGTCCGGCGGACCCTGGTGGACGCAGGACTTCGGCTACTAG
- a CDS encoding acylphosphatase: MNEDVRLVAWVRGHVQGVGFRWFTRAKALEIGGLSGFALNLADGRVQVVAEGAREGCEGLLGWLLGDDTPGYVDGVTEIWDTPRGGYDGFAIR, from the coding sequence ATGAACGAGGATGTACGACTGGTGGCCTGGGTGCGCGGACACGTGCAGGGCGTGGGATTCCGCTGGTTCACGCGGGCGAAGGCGCTGGAGATCGGCGGCCTGAGTGGCTTTGCTCTCAATTTGGCCGACGGACGGGTCCAGGTGGTCGCGGAAGGGGCCCGCGAGGGCTGCGAGGGGCTGCTCGGCTGGCTCCTGGGTGACGACACGCCCGGGTACGTGGACGGAGTCACCGAGATCTGGGACACACCGCGCGGCGGTTACGACGGCTTCGCGATCCGCTGA
- the smc gene encoding chromosome segregation protein SMC, with product MHLKALTLRGFKSFASATTLRFEPGITCVVGPNGSGKSNVVDALSWVMGEQGAKSLRGGKMEDVIFAGTTGRPPLGRAEVSLTIDNSDGALPIEYAEVTITRIMFRNGGSEYQINGDTCRLLDIQDLLSDSGIGREMHVIVGQGQLDSVLHADPMGRRAFIEEAAGVLKHRKRKEKALRKLDAMQANLARVQDLTDELRRQLKPLGRQAAVARRAAVIQADLRDARLRMLADDLVRLREALQTEVADEAALKGRKEAAEQELRKALQREALLEDEVRQLTPRLQQAQQTWYELSQLAERVRGTISLADARVKSATSTPPEERRGRDPEDMEREAARVREQEAELEAALEAAQHALDDTVAHRADLERELAVEERRLKDVARAIADRREGLARLNGQVNAARSRAASAQAEIDRLAAARDEAQERAGTAQEEYEALKAEVDGLDAGDQELGEQHETAKRRLTEAEAALTAAREAATAAERSRAATQARHETLALGLRRKDGTGALLGARDRLNGLLGPAAELLTVTPGYELPLAAAFGAAADAIAVTTPASAAEAIRLLRKQDAGRAALLLAGAPEDRDPGSTMLTPTSPGADGTRFAAADLVRGPAELMPAVRRLLRGIVVVGTLEDAEELVYARPELTAVTAEGDLLGAHFAHGGSAGAPSLLEVQASVDEAAVALEELAVRCEELTRAQQVAGERRKESAALVEELGERRRAADREKSAVAQQLGRLAGQARGAAGEAERSTAAAVRAQEALDGAVEEAEELAERLAVAEELPVEEEPDTSVRDRLAADGANARQTEMEARLQARTHEERVRGLAGRADSLDRAARAEREARARAEQRRARLRHEAAVAEAVGSGARQLLAHVEVSLGRAEGERVAADAAKARRERELAAARTGGRELKAELDKLTDSVHRGEVLGAEKRMRIEQLETKALEELGVEPAGLVSEYGPHQLVPPSPPAEGEVLPEDPEDPRNQPRPFVRAEQEKRLKTAERAYQQLGKVNPLALEEFSALEERHKFLSEQLEDLKKTRTDLLQVVKEVDERVEQVFTEAFRDTARQFEGVFSRLFPGGEGRLVLTDPDNMLTTGVDVEARPPGKKVKRLSLLSGGERSLTAVAMLVAIFKARPSPFYVMDEVEAALDDANLQRLIRIMEELQESSQLIVITHQKRTMEVADALYGVSMQGDGVSKVISQRLR from the coding sequence GTGCACCTCAAGGCCCTGACCCTCCGGGGGTTCAAGTCGTTCGCTTCCGCGACCACGCTCCGGTTCGAACCGGGGATCACGTGCGTCGTCGGACCGAACGGCTCGGGCAAGTCCAACGTCGTCGACGCGCTCAGCTGGGTCATGGGCGAGCAGGGCGCCAAGTCGCTGCGCGGCGGCAAGATGGAGGACGTCATCTTCGCCGGCACCACCGGGCGCCCCCCGCTGGGCCGCGCCGAGGTGTCCCTGACCATCGACAACTCCGACGGGGCGCTGCCCATCGAGTACGCCGAGGTCACCATCACGCGGATCATGTTCCGCAACGGCGGCAGCGAGTACCAGATCAACGGCGACACCTGTCGCCTCCTCGACATCCAGGACCTGCTGTCCGACTCCGGCATCGGCCGCGAGATGCACGTCATCGTCGGCCAGGGCCAGCTCGACTCCGTCCTGCACGCCGACCCCATGGGCCGCCGCGCCTTCATCGAGGAGGCCGCGGGCGTCCTCAAGCATCGCAAACGCAAGGAGAAGGCGCTCCGCAAGCTGGACGCGATGCAGGCCAACCTCGCACGCGTGCAGGACCTGACGGACGAACTCCGGCGCCAGCTCAAGCCCCTGGGCCGCCAGGCCGCCGTCGCCCGCCGGGCCGCCGTCATCCAGGCGGACCTGAGGGACGCCCGGCTCCGAATGCTGGCCGACGATCTCGTACGGCTGCGGGAGGCGCTCCAGACCGAGGTGGCCGACGAGGCCGCCCTCAAGGGGCGCAAGGAAGCCGCCGAGCAGGAGCTGAGGAAGGCCCTCCAGCGCGAAGCGCTTCTGGAGGACGAGGTCCGGCAGCTCACGCCACGCCTCCAGCAGGCCCAGCAGACCTGGTACGAGCTGTCCCAGCTCGCCGAACGCGTCCGGGGCACGATCTCGCTCGCCGACGCGCGCGTGAAGAGCGCCACCTCCACGCCCCCGGAGGAGCGGCGCGGCCGTGACCCCGAGGACATGGAGCGGGAGGCCGCCCGGGTCCGCGAGCAGGAGGCCGAGTTGGAGGCCGCTCTCGAAGCGGCCCAGCACGCCCTGGACGACACCGTCGCCCACCGCGCCGACCTGGAGCGGGAACTCGCCGTCGAGGAACGACGACTGAAGGACGTCGCCCGGGCCATCGCCGACCGCCGCGAGGGCCTGGCCCGGCTGAACGGCCAGGTCAACGCGGCCCGTTCGCGCGCTGCCTCCGCCCAGGCCGAGATCGACCGCCTGGCCGCCGCCCGCGACGAGGCCCAGGAACGGGCCGGCACCGCGCAGGAGGAGTACGAGGCCCTGAAGGCGGAGGTCGACGGCCTCGACGCCGGTGACCAGGAGCTGGGCGAACAGCACGAGACGGCCAAGCGGCGGCTCACCGAGGCGGAGGCCGCCCTCACCGCCGCCCGGGAGGCGGCCACGGCGGCCGAACGCAGCCGCGCCGCGACCCAGGCCCGCCACGAGACCCTGGCGCTGGGCCTGCGCCGCAAGGACGGCACGGGCGCGCTGCTCGGCGCCCGCGATCGCCTGAACGGCCTGCTGGGCCCGGCCGCCGAACTGCTGACGGTGACCCCGGGATACGAGCTCCCGCTCGCGGCGGCCTTCGGAGCCGCGGCCGACGCGATCGCGGTGACGACACCCGCGTCAGCGGCCGAAGCCATCCGCCTGCTCCGCAAACAGGACGCGGGCCGAGCCGCACTGCTGCTGGCGGGAGCTCCGGAGGACCGGGACCCCGGTTCCACCATGCTCACGCCCACGTCACCCGGTGCCGACGGGACTCGCTTCGCCGCCGCCGATCTCGTTCGAGGCCCCGCTGAGCTGATGCCCGCCGTGCGGCGGCTGTTGCGGGGGATCGTCGTCGTCGGGACGCTGGAGGACGCCGAGGAACTGGTGTACGCCCGACCGGAGTTGACCGCCGTCACCGCCGAAGGCGACCTGCTCGGGGCGCACTTCGCGCACGGCGGGTCGGCCGGGGCGCCCAGTCTCCTTGAGGTGCAGGCGTCCGTCGACGAGGCCGCCGTCGCACTCGAGGAACTGGCCGTGCGGTGCGAGGAGTTGACTCGGGCGCAGCAGGTGGCGGGGGAGCGGCGCAAGGAAAGTGCCGCGCTCGTCGAGGAGTTGGGGGAGCGGCGGCGGGCCGCCGACCGGGAGAAGTCGGCCGTGGCCCAGCAGCTCGGGCGGCTCGCGGGACAGGCGAGGGGCGCGGCCGGCGAGGCCGAGCGGTCCACAGCGGCGGCGGTGCGGGCGCAGGAAGCGCTCGATGGAGCCGTGGAAGAGGCGGAGGAGCTGGCTGAGCGGCTGGCCGTCGCCGAGGAGTTGCCGGTCGAGGAGGAGCCCGACACCTCCGTGCGGGACCGGCTCGCCGCCGACGGGGCCAACGCGCGGCAGACCGAGATGGAGGCGCGGCTCCAGGCCCGTACGCACGAGGAGCGGGTCAGGGGGCTGGCCGGACGGGCCGACTCGCTGGACCGGGCCGCGCGGGCGGAACGCGAGGCACGCGCGCGTGCCGAGCAGCGGCGGGCGCGGCTGCGGCACGAGGCGGCCGTCGCGGAGGCCGTGGGCTCCGGCGCACGGCAGTTGCTCGCGCACGTCGAGGTGTCCCTCGGGCGGGCCGAGGGGGAGCGGGTCGCCGCCGACGCCGCCAAGGCGCGGCGCGAACGGGAACTGGCCGCCGCCCGCACCGGCGGACGCGAACTCAAGGCCGAGCTCGACAAGTTGACCGACTCGGTGCACCGGGGCGAGGTGCTCGGCGCCGAGAAGCGGATGCGGATCGAGCAGTTGGAGACCAAGGCGCTGGAGGAGCTGGGCGTGGAGCCCGCGGGGCTGGTCTCCGAGTACGGGCCGCATCAGCTCGTGCCGCCCTCCCCGCCCGCCGAGGGCGAGGTGCTGCCGGAGGACCCCGAGGATCCGCGCAACCAGCCGAGGCCGTTCGTGCGGGCCGAGCAGGAGAAGCGGCTGAAGACGGCCGAGCGGGCGTATCAGCAGCTCGGCAAGGTGAACCCGCTCGCCCTGGAGGAGTTCTCCGCGCTGGAGGAACGTCACAAGTTCCTCAGTGAGCAGTTGGAGGACCTCAAGAAGACCCGAACCGACCTGCTTCAGGTGGTGAAGGAGGTCGACGAGCGCGTCGAGCAGGTCTTCACCGAGGCGTTCCGGGACACGGCGAGGCAGTTCGAGGGGGTCTTCAGCCGGCTCTTCCCGGGTGGGGAGGGGCGGCTCGTCCTGACCGATCCCGACAACATGCTCACCACGGGCGTGGACGTGGAGGCCCGGCCCCCGGGCAAGAAGGTCAAGCGGCTCAGCCTGCTCTCCGGCGGCGAGCGGTCGCTGACCGCCGTCGCGATGCTGGTGGCGATCTTCAAGGCCCGGCCCAGCCCGTTCTACGTCATGGACGAGGTCGAGGCCGCCCTCGACGACGCCAACCTCCAGCGGCTCATCCGGATCATGGAGGAGCTCCAGGAGTCCTCGCAGCTCATCGTGATCACGCACCAGAAGCGCACGATGGAGGTCGCCGACGCGCTGTACGGCGTGTCCATGCAGGGCGACGGTGTCTCGAAGGTGATCAGCCAGCGACTGCGCTGA
- a CDS encoding LLM class flavin-dependent oxidoreductase: protein MPVSVVRFNLVAPGASPAELGVRYRAALEMARYADERGVAVAQTEEHHGVENNWLPSPFAFAGAVLGATRRLAVTVSAAIGPLHDPLRLAEDIAVLDLLSGGRLVTVAGIGYRPEEYAWAGVDWKRRGRLQDELLDTLLKAWTGEEFEYRGRTVRVTPRPGSDPHPLLLVGGSSRAAARRAARFGLPFFPSAHLPELEAYYKERLVEYGTDGWTMMPGAETPLLHLAEDPDRAWAEYGGHFLHEARTYASWQSGDIRSAVKSGATTVGELREEGVYRILTPDECVAQELDNLVLHPLAGGMPVDEGWRSLRLFCDDVLPRLGG, encoded by the coding sequence ATGCCCGTCAGCGTCGTCCGTTTCAACCTCGTCGCCCCCGGCGCGAGCCCCGCCGAGCTCGGCGTCCGGTACCGGGCCGCGCTGGAGATGGCCCGGTACGCCGACGAGCGCGGGGTCGCCGTCGCGCAGACCGAGGAGCATCACGGCGTCGAGAACAACTGGCTGCCGTCGCCGTTCGCCTTCGCGGGCGCGGTGCTCGGGGCGACCCGCCGGCTGGCGGTGACCGTCTCGGCGGCGATCGGCCCGTTGCACGACCCGCTGCGGCTCGCCGAGGACATCGCCGTGCTCGATCTGCTCAGCGGCGGGCGGCTGGTCACGGTCGCCGGGATCGGGTACCGGCCCGAGGAGTACGCGTGGGCCGGGGTGGACTGGAAGCGCCGCGGGCGCCTTCAGGACGAGCTCCTGGACACCCTGCTCAAGGCCTGGACCGGCGAGGAGTTCGAGTACCGGGGCCGTACGGTACGGGTCACCCCGCGCCCCGGGTCCGATCCGCACCCCCTGCTCCTGGTCGGCGGTTCCTCCAGGGCCGCCGCCCGTCGGGCCGCCCGGTTCGGCCTGCCGTTCTTCCCGAGCGCGCACCTTCCGGAGCTGGAGGCGTACTACAAGGAGCGGCTGGTGGAGTACGGGACGGACGGCTGGACGATGATGCCGGGCGCCGAGACGCCGCTGCTGCACCTCGCCGAGGATCCGGACCGGGCGTGGGCCGAGTACGGCGGCCACTTCCTGCACGAGGCACGGACGTACGCCTCCTGGCAGTCCGGCGACATCCGCTCGGCGGTGAAGTCGGGGGCGACGACGGTCGGGGAACTCCGGGAGGAGGGCGTGTACCGGATTCTCACGCCGGACGAGTGTGTGGCGCAGGAGCTCGACAACCTCGTACTGCATCCGCTCGCGGGCGGGATGCCGGTGGATGAGGGGTGGCGGAGTCTGCGGCTGTTCTGCGACGACGTGCTGCCCCGGCTCGGGGGGTGA
- the ftsY gene encoding signal recognition particle-docking protein FtsY translates to MEIVILAVVIAVVVLGVLGGLVVGSRRKKSLPPPPPTAPDITAPPAEPHVGDEAETPRDEPRRTIEEVDLPDGGPTGVAVEEPPTAEAPGIEIPEPTEGRLIRLRARLSRSQNALGKGLLTLLSREHLDEDTWEEIEDTLLTADVGVTPTQELVERLRARVKVLGTRTPDELRALLREELLKLVGTDVDRTVKTEPEERKPGIVMVVGVNGTGKTTTTGKLARVLVADGRTVVLGAADTFRAAAADQLQTWGDRVGAHTVRGPEAGDPASVAFDAVKEGKAMGVDVVLIDTAGRLHTKTGLMDELGKVKRVVEKHAPLDEILLVLDATTGQNGLVQARVFAEVVDITGIVLTKLDGTAKGGIVVAVQRELGVPVKLIGLGEGADDLAPFDPEAFVDALIGD, encoded by the coding sequence ATGGAAATCGTCATCCTTGCTGTAGTCATCGCCGTGGTCGTGCTCGGTGTGCTGGGCGGGCTCGTCGTCGGCAGCCGACGGAAGAAGTCGCTGCCCCCGCCGCCCCCCACCGCGCCCGACATCACCGCCCCGCCGGCCGAGCCGCACGTCGGCGACGAGGCCGAGACGCCGCGCGACGAACCGCGCCGCACGATCGAGGAGGTGGATCTCCCCGACGGCGGCCCGACCGGCGTCGCCGTCGAGGAACCGCCCACCGCCGAGGCCCCCGGGATCGAGATCCCGGAGCCCACCGAGGGGCGGCTGATCCGCCTCCGCGCCCGTCTCTCCCGCTCGCAGAACGCCCTCGGCAAGGGCCTGCTCACGCTGCTCTCGCGCGAGCACCTCGACGAGGACACCTGGGAGGAGATCGAGGACACGCTGCTCACCGCCGACGTCGGCGTGACCCCCACCCAGGAACTGGTCGAGCGGCTGCGCGCGCGCGTCAAGGTGCTCGGCACCCGCACCCCCGACGAACTGCGCGCACTGCTGCGCGAGGAGCTGCTCAAGCTCGTCGGCACCGACGTCGACCGCACGGTGAAGACCGAGCCCGAGGAGCGCAAGCCGGGCATCGTGATGGTCGTCGGGGTCAACGGCACCGGCAAGACCACCACCACCGGCAAGCTCGCGCGCGTGCTCGTCGCCGACGGCCGGACCGTCGTCCTGGGCGCCGCCGACACCTTCCGCGCCGCCGCCGCCGACCAGCTCCAGACCTGGGGCGACCGGGTCGGCGCCCACACCGTGCGCGGCCCCGAGGCCGGCGACCCCGCCTCCGTCGCGTTCGACGCGGTGAAGGAGGGCAAGGCGATGGGCGTCGACGTCGTCCTCATCGACACCGCCGGCCGCCTGCACACCAAGACCGGGCTCATGGACGAGCTCGGCAAGGTCAAGCGCGTCGTCGAGAAGCACGCCCCGCTCGACGAGATCCTGCTCGTCCTCGACGCCACCACCGGGCAGAACGGCCTCGTCCAGGCCCGGGTGTTCGCCGAGGTCGTCGACATCACCGGCATCGTCCTGACCAAGCTGGACGGTACGGCGAAGGGCGGCATCGTGGTCGCGGTCCAGCGCGAGCTGGGCGTACCGGTCAAGCTCATCGGACTCGGCGAGGGCGCGGACGACCTGGCGCCGTTCGACCCGGAGGCGTTCGTCGACGCCCTGATCGGCGACTGA